A genome region from Flavobacterium sp. CFS9 includes the following:
- a CDS encoding P27 family phage terminase small subunit, with protein MKIIKGDGEIAEVNKNLYEVLPKLPKPIAELNLSKEQLFWYKFFGQQLVDTKKLTKPDLIHLHRLAKSVNYYVQAENKIAELGYDGGLIQTFKGGATNVSGHITVREKMIKEIDELSKHFGFSFKDRSKLVEMKTTDPAQGDLFTEFLNAKHG; from the coding sequence ATGAAAATTATAAAAGGCGATGGCGAAATCGCTGAAGTTAATAAAAATCTTTATGAGGTTTTACCAAAATTGCCAAAACCAATTGCTGAATTAAATCTATCCAAAGAGCAACTTTTTTGGTATAAATTCTTTGGTCAGCAATTAGTTGATACCAAAAAATTAACAAAGCCGGATCTTATTCATTTACACCGTTTGGCGAAGTCTGTTAATTATTATGTTCAGGCTGAAAATAAAATTGCTGAATTAGGTTACGATGGCGGTTTGATTCAAACCTTCAAAGGTGGTGCAACGAATGTTTCCGGTCACATCACCGTTCGTGAAAAAATGATTAAAGAAATTGATGAACTATCCAAACATTTCGGATTTAGTTTCAAGGATCGCAGCAAGCTTGTAGAAATGAAAACAACTGATCCGGCTCAAGGCGATTTATTTACAGAATTCTTAAATGCAAAACACGGCTAA
- a CDS encoding phosphoadenosine phosphosulfate reductase translates to MRKYLAVLVSGGRSSARMARHIQTDPKYEEYEKLYVFCNTGQERPETIQFLKDMVYHWNIPLNIIEGVYSLEKGCGVKSKLVDFDTMDMKGRVFSEMIAHVNKNKWVGVPNQAVPYCSDYLKTRVSHHFSKLIFGTTKYVKALGYRKEDMPKRITFAELKEDKTRIAPNLTDFETPIGNLELNVFFDNEPFKLGIHSKLGNCELCNKKSDLNLIESIKYGTRFIDWHVNEEEIYGNMFFRGNLSIMDLVNMANSGTQLKMFSSSGGDGCVCNF, encoded by the coding sequence ATGAGAAAATATTTAGCAGTTCTTGTTTCTGGTGGTAGGTCTTCAGCAAGAATGGCACGCCATATTCAAACAGATCCTAAATATGAAGAATACGAAAAGCTGTATGTCTTTTGTAATACTGGGCAAGAACGCCCTGAAACGATTCAGTTTTTAAAAGATATGGTTTACCATTGGAATATACCTCTTAACATTATTGAAGGTGTTTATAGTTTAGAAAAAGGATGCGGTGTAAAAAGTAAATTAGTCGATTTTGATACAATGGACATGAAAGGAAGAGTTTTTTCTGAAATGATAGCTCATGTAAATAAAAACAAATGGGTTGGAGTTCCTAATCAGGCTGTTCCTTATTGTTCGGATTATTTAAAAACTAGAGTATCTCATCATTTTAGTAAGTTGATCTTCGGAACTACAAAATATGTTAAGGCACTTGGGTATAGAAAAGAAGATATGCCTAAACGAATAACGTTTGCAGAATTGAAAGAAGATAAAACGCGTATTGCTCCAAATTTAACCGACTTTGAAACACCTATTGGGAATCTGGAATTAAATGTTTTTTTTGATAACGAACCTTTTAAGCTTGGGATTCATTCTAAACTAGGTAACTGTGAATTGTGTAATAAAAAATCGGATTTGAATCTTATCGAATCAATTAAATACGGGACAAGATTTATTGATTGGCATGTAAATGAAGAAGAAATTTATGGCAATATGTTTTTCAGAGGAAATTTATCAATTATGGATTTGGTTAATATGGCTAATAGCGGAACTCAATTAAAAATGTTTAGTTCATCAGGTGGTGA
- a CDS encoding AP2 domain-containing protein: MEKQNNRVSVYKGVGWHREQQKWRSSVSQSGVKYDCGYHDSEREAAKARDRKILALGLSKSLQILKPVE, encoded by the coding sequence ATGGAAAAACAAAACAACAGAGTTTCAGTCTACAAAGGCGTAGGCTGGCACAGAGAACAGCAAAAATGGCGCTCCAGTGTTTCACAAAGTGGAGTAAAATACGATTGTGGTTACCACGACTCAGAACGTGAAGCAGCAAAAGCACGTGACCGGAAAATATTAGCATTAGGACTAAGTAAATCTCTACAAATTTTAAAACCAGTAGAATGA
- a CDS encoding DNA cytosine methyltransferase — MNLKSYFSGGGLFDIGLSMSGIEITESFEIDETCCKVQKKNFSHKVTCVDLKEKLVISDMETDVMVFTYPCTKYSTISDIHGCRTGDELFLHAFRHMAIALPEVFVIENVPGMRAFPVVMEAMTKLPGYYVTTFCPIKTETWLPQRRDRLIIIGSKKSFNWREPEKGNAVKLKHIVEKHPNVSLPKAIYQRMNGVYRDLPIISDPDKNDIAPTAVAHYAKDKSTRLIADKNFPLGVRPYSVREYARLQGVPDSFEFNCSDTAAYRMIGNGVSCPVGLWVGNELKRYFSKN; from the coding sequence ATGAATTTAAAATCTTATTTCTCTGGTGGTGGTCTTTTCGATATTGGTTTAAGTATGTCTGGAATCGAAATAACAGAATCATTTGAAATCGATGAAACCTGTTGTAAAGTTCAGAAAAAAAATTTCAGTCATAAAGTAACCTGTGTCGATTTGAAAGAAAAGTTAGTTATTTCTGATATGGAAACTGATGTAATGGTTTTTACTTATCCATGTACAAAATACAGTACAATTTCAGACATACACGGATGCCGTACAGGCGACGAACTTTTTTTACATGCATTTCGTCACATGGCAATTGCTTTGCCTGAAGTATTTGTTATCGAAAACGTTCCGGGTATGCGTGCTTTTCCTGTTGTTATGGAGGCAATGACAAAATTGCCAGGATACTACGTTACAACCTTCTGCCCTATAAAAACCGAAACATGGTTGCCACAACGCCGTGATCGATTAATAATTATTGGAAGTAAAAAAAGTTTCAATTGGCGTGAACCAGAAAAAGGAAATGCCGTAAAATTAAAGCACATTGTCGAAAAGCATCCCAACGTTTCACTACCAAAAGCTATCTATCAAAGAATGAACGGTGTTTATAGAGATTTACCAATAATTTCTGATCCGGACAAAAATGATATTGCACCAACTGCTGTAGCGCATTATGCAAAAGATAAATCTACAAGGTTAATAGCTGATAAAAATTTCCCGTTGGGAGTTCGTCCTTACTCAGTTCGTGAGTATGCAAGATTACAGGGTGTGCCTGATAGTTTTGAATTTAATTGTTCTGATACTGCTGCTTATAGAATGATTGGAAATGGTGTCTCGTGTCCGGTTGGTTTGTGGGTTGGAAATGAACTAAAAAGATATTTTTCTAAAAATTAA